One part of the Malus sylvestris chromosome 2, drMalSylv7.2, whole genome shotgun sequence genome encodes these proteins:
- the LOC126606558 gene encoding replication protein A 70 kDa DNA-binding subunit A-like, translating to MPVNLTPNAIAAMIGGDVNLKPLVQVVDIKLIGTQERYRFMVSDGVSCQHAMISSQLNDRIKTNRVQIGSVVQLTEYISTVLQNRQVIVVLNMETIILNSDVIGNPKPYGPPDSAAQNALRNGSVQRSAGNHMISQNPVHNVQNLRPTSHSERPSVRPRLHPQSSPHDGPNFRATVQPPYQPPPHYKNHGPIMKNEAPARIIPINALNPYQGRWAIKARVTAKGDPRRYNNAKGDGKVFSFDLLDSEGGEIRVTCFNAVLDRFYDIIEVGRVYLISKGSLKPAQKNFNHLKNDWEITLDASSTVDLCPDEDGSIPAQNFNFRPISEIENAESNSIVDVIGIVISVNPSVPIMRKNGMETQRRILNLKDRSDKSVEVTLWGDFCNREGQKLEEMLASGFSPVLAVKAGKINDFSGKSVGTIHSTQLFINPDISDARTLRDWFDRGGKDTASVSISKDIVPGGTKNEIRKTVSQIRDEGLGRSDKPDWVTVKGTISFIKTDSFCYTACPLMIGDRQCNKKVSRSGNSGWQCDRCNQEFEECDYRYLLQAQIQDHTGLTWATAFQEAGEEILGCSAKALYLLKYEEQDESRFGDIVRSSIFNQFLFKLKIKEEMYGDEQRVKITVVKADKVNYSSESRYMLDMISKHSR from the exons ATGCCGGTGAACCTGACGCCGAACGCCATCGCGGCGATGATAGGCGGCGACGTGAATTTGAAGCCGTTGGTGCAGGTGGTCGATATTAAGCTCATCGGCACGCAGGAGAGGTACCGTTTCATGGTCTCCGACGGCGTTTCGTGCCAGCATGCCATGATCTCTTCGCAGCTCAACGACCGAATCAAGACCAACCGAGTCCAGATAGGCTCCGTCGTCCAGCTCACCGAGTACATTAGCACCGTCCTCCAGAACCGCCA GGTTATTGTTGTGCTGAACATGGAAACTATCATACTGAACTCTGACGTGATTGGGAATCCAAAACCATATGGTCCACCTGATTCAGCTGCTCAAAATGCGTTGCGTAATGGCAGTGTTCAGCGATCAGCTGGTAATCATATGATTTCGCAAAATCCTGTTCACAATGTACAGAATCTTAGACCTACTTCTCATTCTGAGAGGCCGAGCGTCAGACCTCGTCTTCATCCTCAAAGCTCTCCACACGATGGGCCAAATTTTCGAGCTACTGTTCAGCCTCCTTACCAACCACCTCCACATTACAAAAATCATGGCCCAATCATGAAGAACGAGGCACCAGCACGGATTATTCCTATTAATGCTCTGAATCCTTATCAGGGAAGATGGGCCATCAAGGCAAGGGTTACAGCAAAGGGGGATCCCCGTCGGTATAATAATGCTAAAGGAGATGGTAAAGTTTTCTCTTTTGACCTCCTTGACTCTGAAGGAGGGGAAATACGAGTTACCTGCTTCAATGCTGTTCTTGACCGCTTCTATGATATTATTGAGGTTGGCAGAGTTTACTTGATTTCAAAGGGAAGCTTGAAACCTGCCCAGAAGAATTTCAACCATCTGAAGAATGACTGGGAGATAACTTTGGATGCAAGTTCAACCGTGGACCTCTGCCCTGATGAAGATGGTTCCATACCAGCGCAAAACTTCAACTTCAGGCCGATTAGTGAAATTGAAAATGCTGAAAGTAATTCTATTGTTGATGTTATTGGCATTGTGATATCTGTCAATCCTTCAGTTCCTATCATGAGGAAGAACGGTATGGAAACTCAGAGAAGAATTCTGAATCTAAAGGACCGGTCGGACAAGAGCGTTGAGGTAACCCTTTGGGGGGATTTCTGCAACAGGGAAGGTCAAAAGCTTGAAGAGATGTTGGCTTCTGGGTTTTCCCCAGTTTTAGCCGTTAAAGCTGGGAAGATTAATGATTTCAGTGGCAAGTCTGTTGGAACAATTCATTCTACACAGCTATTTATAAACCCAGATATTTCTGATGCTCGTACCTTGAGAGACTGGTTTGACCGAGGGGGCAAGGATACTGCTTCAGTCTCCATTTCTAAAGACATTGTTCCAGGAGGAACTAAGAATGAGATACGCAAAACTGTTTCTCAGATCAGGGACGAAGGTCTCGGAAGATCAGATAAGCCAGACTGGGTCACTGTGAAGGGGACGATTTCTTTTATCAAAACAGATTCTTTCTGTTACACAGCTTGTCCGTTGATGATCGGGGATAGGCAGTGCAACAAAAAGGTGTCGAGGTCAGGAAACAGTGGATGGCAATGTGACAGATGCAATCAAGAATTCGAGGAGTGCGACTACAGATATCTCCTTCAAGCCCAAATTCAAGACCACACTGGATTGACTTGGGCGACAGCTTTTCAGGAAGCCGGGGAAGAGATCTTAGGTTGCTCAGCAAAGGCGCTGTACTTGTTGAAGTACGAAGAGCAGGATGAATCAAGATTTGGAGACATAGTCCGGAGCAGCATCTTTAATCAGTTTCTATTCAAGCTTAAAATCAAAGAGGAGATGTATGGCGATGAGCAGAGGGTGAAGATCACCGTGGTGAAGGCAGATAAGGTGAACTATTCTTCAGAAAGCAGATACATGCTCGATATGATTTCGAAGCACTCTAGGTAA
- the LOC126606527 gene encoding mechanosensitive ion channel protein 10-like isoform X3 — protein MEGGKGVGEKKGTNDVVLQISVGEEHTRYGNEIRDSNLQLTELQSLRVSGSASPEIPKPSPSPPPGKPPKIPAEPTSRRASFSRSAFSKPKSRFVEPVPPAEKKATDEIPQLKSTANSPNVASPSSKIAATTPRDALRSAPITPRTPLINSSEEDDDEEVYKTAKLKVREKSGKKMKKLAVIELIAFVCIVGFFIACLTVPKLEKKMYWGLELWKWSVLVLVVLCGRLVTEWFINVLVFVIELNFLLKKNVLYFVYGLKGSVQIFIWLSLVLLAWGLLFNRGVKRSRKTSRILGYVTRGLASCLIGAGIWLVKNLFVKVVASSFQCNRFFDRIQESIFHQYVLRTLSGPPLMEMAERVGKTPSRGQLSFKNLKGGKKEGKEGPKEEVIDVEKLKKMDQKKISAWTLKGLINVVRSSGLSTISDTLESLDDEESEQKGKEITSEWEAKAVAYDIFLNVAKHSNKYIEEDDLLRFMKKEEVDNVLPLFEGAAETGKIKRKALKNWLVNVYLERKSLAHSLNDTKTAIEELNRLASGVLLLVIIIVWLLLMGFLTTNILVFISSQLLLVVFVFGNTAKTVFEAIIFVFVMHPFDVGDRCVVDGVQLIVEEMNILTTIFLRYDNEKIFYPNSVLASKPISNFYRSPEMGDSVEFAVHVSTTADTIVALKARIKEYLDSKSQHWRPAHSVVVKDIEDVNKMKMALYVTHTINFQNYGDKSSRRSDLVLELKKIFEDLGIKYKLLPQEVHLRYVGSSTAELPPTWQ, from the exons ATGGAAGGTGGAAAAGGCGTGGGGGAGAAGAAAGGAACAAACGATGTGGTTTTGCAGATTTCGGTTGGAGAAGAACACACGAGATACGGTAACGAAATCAGAGACTCGAATCTCCAGCTTACAGAGCTTCAGAGCCTCAGGGTCTCCGGCTCTGCTTCTCCAGAAATCCCAAAGCCGAGTCCCTCGCCGCCGCCGGGGAAGCCGCCGAAAATCCCAGCCGAACCCACTTCCCGGCGAGCTTCGTTTTCCCGGTCGGCGTTCTCGAAGCCCAAGTCGAGGTTCGTGGAGCCGGTTCCTCCTGCTGAAAAGAAGGCGACCGACGAAATTCCCCAGTTGAAGTCAACTGCTAATTCCCCCAATGTGGCATCGCCAAGCTCCAAAATCGCAGCCACAACACCGAGAGACGCTCTGAGATCAGCCCCGATAACCCCACGAACGCCGTTGATCAACAGCAGCGAGGAGGACGACGATGAGGAGGTTTACAAGACTGCAAAGCTTAAGGTGCGTGAGAAGTCTGGCAAGAAGATGAAAAAGTTAGCAGTAATTGAGTTGATTgcatttgtttgtattgttggGTTTTTTATTGCCTGCTTAACTGTTCCTAAGTTGGAAAAGAAGATGTATTGGGGGTTGGAATTGTGGAAATGGTCTGTCTTGGTGTTGGTTGTTTTGTGTGGTAGATTGGTCACTGAATGGTTTATCAATGTTCTGGTTTTCGTGATTGAGTTGAACTTTTTGCTTAAGAAGAATGTTCTGTATTTCGTTTACGGGTTGAAGGGAAGCGTACAGATTTTTATTTGGTTGAGTTTGGTTCTTCTGGCATGGGGTTTGTTGTTCAACCGCGGAGTGAAAAGGTCAAGGAAAACCTCTAGGATTCTAGGTTACGTTACAAGGGGTCTGGCTTCGTGTCTAATTGGAGCGGGCATATGGCTGGTGAAGAATTTGTTTGTCAAAGTGGTAGCTTCTTCGTTCCAATGCAATAGATTCTTTGATCGGATTCAAGAATCAATTTTTCATCAGTATGTTCTCCGCACCCTTTCCGGGCCTCCTCTGATGGAAATGGCAGAAAGAGTCGGGAAGACCCCAAGTAGGGGCCAGTTGAGCTTCAAAAATTTGAAGGGAGGGAAAAAGGAGGGGAAGGAAGGGCCCAAAGAAGAGGTGATTGATGTAGAAAAGCTAAAAAAGATGGACCAAAAGAAAATTTCTGCTTGGACCTTGAAAGGGTTGATTAACGTGGTAAGGAGTTCCGGGCTATCTACCATCTCCGACACACTTGAGAGTCTTGACGATGAGGAGAGTGAGCAGAAAGGTAAGGAGATTACTAGTGAGTGGGAAGCAAAGGCTGTGGCTTATGATATTTTCCTGAATGTCGCCAAGCATAGCAACAA GTACATTGAGGAAGATGACCTCTTGCGCTTCATGAAAAAGGAGGAGGTCGACAATGTATTACCTCTGTTTGAAGGGGCAGCAGAAACTGGCAAGATCAAGAGAAAAGCTTTGAAGAACTGGCTG GTGAATGTCTACCTTGAACGCAAATCTCTGGCACATTCGTTAAATGACACTAAAACAGCGATAGAGGAGCTGAATAGGCTTGCCTCAGgggtattgcttcttgtgatcaTTATCGTGTGGCTACTTCTGATGGGATTTTTGACAACCAACATACTGGTCTTTATATCATCTCAGCTCTTACTGGTGGTCTTTGTATTTGGTAATACTGCTAAAACTGTGTTTGAAGCAATCATTTTCGTCTTTGTGATGCACCCTTTTGATGTAGGGGACCGTTGTGTCGTTGATGGAGTACAG CTCATAGTTGAAGAGATGAACATATTGACAACGATCTTCCTAAGATATGACAACGAGAAAATTTTCTATCCAAATTCAGTACTGGCTTCTAAACCCATCAGCAACTTCTACAGGAGTCCGGAGATGGGTGATTCTGTTGAATTTGCTGTTCATGTTTCTACAACGGCTGATACTATTGTGGCTCTAAAAGCCAGAATAAAAGA GTACTTGGACAGCAAGAGTCAGCACTGGCGTCCTGCCCATAGCGTGGTGGTTAAGGATATTGAGGACgtcaacaaaatgaaaatggctCTTTATGTTACGCATACCATAAACTTTCAGAACTACGGAGACAAGAGCAGTCGGAGATCAGATTTGGTCTTAGAGCTGAAGAAAATATTTGAAGATCTTGGTATAAAATATAAACTCCTGCCTCAAGAAGTTCATCTCCGCTATGTCGGATCATCCACTGCAGAACTTCCACCAACGTGGCAGTGA
- the LOC126606527 gene encoding mechanosensitive ion channel protein 10-like isoform X4, giving the protein MEGGKGVGEKKGTNDVVLQISVGEEHTRYGNEIRDSNLQLTELQSLRVSGSASPEIPKPSPSPPPGKPPKIPAEPTSRRASFSRSAFSKPKSRFVEPVPPAEKKATDEIPQLKSTANSPNVASPSSKIAATTPRDALRSAPITPRTPLINSSEEDDDEEVYKTAKLKVREKSGKKMKKLAVIELIAFVCIVGFFIACLTVPKLEKKMYWGLELWKWSVLVLVVLCGRLVTEWFINVLVFVIELNFLLKKNVLYFVYGLKGSVQIFIWLSLVLLAWGLLFNRGVKRSRKTSRILGYVTRGLASCLIGAGIWLVKNLFVKVVASSFQCNRFFDRIQESIFHQYVLRTLSGPPLMEMAERVGKTPSRGQLSFKNLKGGKKEGKEGPKEEVIDVEKLKKMDQKKISAWTLKGLINVVRSSGLSTISDTLESLDDEESEQKGKEITSEWEAKAVAYDIFLNVAKHSNKYIEEDDLLRFMKKEEVDNVLPLFEGAAETGKIKRKALKNWLVNVYLERKSLAHSLNDTKTAIEELNRLASGGTVVSLMEYRSPEMGDSVEFAVHVSTTADTIVALKARIKEYLDSKSQHWRPAHSVVVKDIEDVNKMKMALYVTHTINFQNYGDKSSRRSDLVLELKKIFEDLGGGGSEVARSLIGTKTILLDVLQFISRKF; this is encoded by the exons ATGGAAGGTGGAAAAGGCGTGGGGGAGAAGAAAGGAACAAACGATGTGGTTTTGCAGATTTCGGTTGGAGAAGAACACACGAGATACGGTAACGAAATCAGAGACTCGAATCTCCAGCTTACAGAGCTTCAGAGCCTCAGGGTCTCCGGCTCTGCTTCTCCAGAAATCCCAAAGCCGAGTCCCTCGCCGCCGCCGGGGAAGCCGCCGAAAATCCCAGCCGAACCCACTTCCCGGCGAGCTTCGTTTTCCCGGTCGGCGTTCTCGAAGCCCAAGTCGAGGTTCGTGGAGCCGGTTCCTCCTGCTGAAAAGAAGGCGACCGACGAAATTCCCCAGTTGAAGTCAACTGCTAATTCCCCCAATGTGGCATCGCCAAGCTCCAAAATCGCAGCCACAACACCGAGAGACGCTCTGAGATCAGCCCCGATAACCCCACGAACGCCGTTGATCAACAGCAGCGAGGAGGACGACGATGAGGAGGTTTACAAGACTGCAAAGCTTAAGGTGCGTGAGAAGTCTGGCAAGAAGATGAAAAAGTTAGCAGTAATTGAGTTGATTgcatttgtttgtattgttggGTTTTTTATTGCCTGCTTAACTGTTCCTAAGTTGGAAAAGAAGATGTATTGGGGGTTGGAATTGTGGAAATGGTCTGTCTTGGTGTTGGTTGTTTTGTGTGGTAGATTGGTCACTGAATGGTTTATCAATGTTCTGGTTTTCGTGATTGAGTTGAACTTTTTGCTTAAGAAGAATGTTCTGTATTTCGTTTACGGGTTGAAGGGAAGCGTACAGATTTTTATTTGGTTGAGTTTGGTTCTTCTGGCATGGGGTTTGTTGTTCAACCGCGGAGTGAAAAGGTCAAGGAAAACCTCTAGGATTCTAGGTTACGTTACAAGGGGTCTGGCTTCGTGTCTAATTGGAGCGGGCATATGGCTGGTGAAGAATTTGTTTGTCAAAGTGGTAGCTTCTTCGTTCCAATGCAATAGATTCTTTGATCGGATTCAAGAATCAATTTTTCATCAGTATGTTCTCCGCACCCTTTCCGGGCCTCCTCTGATGGAAATGGCAGAAAGAGTCGGGAAGACCCCAAGTAGGGGCCAGTTGAGCTTCAAAAATTTGAAGGGAGGGAAAAAGGAGGGGAAGGAAGGGCCCAAAGAAGAGGTGATTGATGTAGAAAAGCTAAAAAAGATGGACCAAAAGAAAATTTCTGCTTGGACCTTGAAAGGGTTGATTAACGTGGTAAGGAGTTCCGGGCTATCTACCATCTCCGACACACTTGAGAGTCTTGACGATGAGGAGAGTGAGCAGAAAGGTAAGGAGATTACTAGTGAGTGGGAAGCAAAGGCTGTGGCTTATGATATTTTCCTGAATGTCGCCAAGCATAGCAACAA GTACATTGAGGAAGATGACCTCTTGCGCTTCATGAAAAAGGAGGAGGTCGACAATGTATTACCTCTGTTTGAAGGGGCAGCAGAAACTGGCAAGATCAAGAGAAAAGCTTTGAAGAACTGGCTG GTGAATGTCTACCTTGAACGCAAATCTCTGGCACATTCGTTAAATGACACTAAAACAGCGATAGAGGAGCTGAATAGGCTTGCCTCAGgg GGGACCGTTGTGTCGTTGATGGAGTACAG GAGTCCGGAGATGGGTGATTCTGTTGAATTTGCTGTTCATGTTTCTACAACGGCTGATACTATTGTGGCTCTAAAAGCCAGAATAAAAGA GTACTTGGACAGCAAGAGTCAGCACTGGCGTCCTGCCCATAGCGTGGTGGTTAAGGATATTGAGGACgtcaacaaaatgaaaatggctCTTTATGTTACGCATACCATAAACTTTCAGAACTACGGAGACAAGAGCAGTCGGAGATCAGATTTGGTCTTAGAGCTGAAGAAAATATTTGAAGATCTTG GGGGAGGTGGGAGTGAAGTTGCCAGAAGTCTCATCGGAACAAAAACGATATTGTTGGATGTGTTACAATTCATCTCGAGGAAGTTTTGA
- the LOC126606594 gene encoding protein ELF4-LIKE 3-like, translating into MEGDTFSGLGNGSTQIDGKVLQTFQKSFVQVQNILDQNRLLINEINHNHESKIPDNLSRNVGLIRELNNNIRRVVDLYADLSSSFTKSMDTSSEGGDSSGALKSDGKAGHKRIRPA; encoded by the coding sequence atGGAGGGTGACACATTCTCAGGGCTTGGCAATGGCAGCACGCAAATTGATGGAAAAGTTCTGCAGACGTTTCAGAAGAGCTTTGTGCAAGTGCAGAATATCTTGGACCAAAACAGGCTGCTGATAAATGAGATTAATCACAACCATGAATCCAAAATCCCTGACAATTTAAGCAGAAATGTGGGTCTGATCAGGGAGCTCAACAACAACATCAGGAGAGTGGTTGATCTTTATGCTGATCTCTCAAGCTCCTTCACCAAATCCATGGATACTTCTTCTGAGGGAGGAGATTCCAGTGGGGCTTTGAAGTCTGATGGAAAAGCTGGGCACAAGAGAATTAGGCCtgcttag
- the LOC126606527 gene encoding mechanosensitive ion channel protein 10-like isoform X1, translating to MEGGKGVGEKKGTNDVVLQISVGEEHTRYGNEIRDSNLQLTELQSLRVSGSASPEIPKPSPSPPPGKPPKIPAEPTSRRASFSRSAFSKPKSRFVEPVPPAEKKATDEIPQLKSTANSPNVASPSSKIAATTPRDALRSAPITPRTPLINSSEEDDDEEVYKTAKLKVREKSGKKMKKLAVIELIAFVCIVGFFIACLTVPKLEKKMYWGLELWKWSVLVLVVLCGRLVTEWFINVLVFVIELNFLLKKNVLYFVYGLKGSVQIFIWLSLVLLAWGLLFNRGVKRSRKTSRILGYVTRGLASCLIGAGIWLVKNLFVKVVASSFQCNRFFDRIQESIFHQYVLRTLSGPPLMEMAERVGKTPSRGQLSFKNLKGGKKEGKEGPKEEVIDVEKLKKMDQKKISAWTLKGLINVVRSSGLSTISDTLESLDDEESEQKGKEITSEWEAKAVAYDIFLNVAKHSNKYIEEDDLLRFMKKEEVDNVLPLFEGAAETGKIKRKALKNWLVNVYLERKSLAHSLNDTKTAIEELNRLASGVLLLVIIIVWLLLMGFLTTNILVFISSQLLLVVFVFGNTAKTVFEAIIFVFVMHPFDVGDRCVVDGVQLIVEEMNILTTIFLRYDNEKIFYPNSVLASKPISNFYRSPEMGDSVEFAVHVSTTADTIVALKARIKEYLDSKSQHWRPAHSVVVKDIEDVNKMKMALYVTHTINFQNYGDKSSRRSDLVLELKKIFEDLGGGGSEVARSLIGTKTILLDVLQFISRKF from the exons ATGGAAGGTGGAAAAGGCGTGGGGGAGAAGAAAGGAACAAACGATGTGGTTTTGCAGATTTCGGTTGGAGAAGAACACACGAGATACGGTAACGAAATCAGAGACTCGAATCTCCAGCTTACAGAGCTTCAGAGCCTCAGGGTCTCCGGCTCTGCTTCTCCAGAAATCCCAAAGCCGAGTCCCTCGCCGCCGCCGGGGAAGCCGCCGAAAATCCCAGCCGAACCCACTTCCCGGCGAGCTTCGTTTTCCCGGTCGGCGTTCTCGAAGCCCAAGTCGAGGTTCGTGGAGCCGGTTCCTCCTGCTGAAAAGAAGGCGACCGACGAAATTCCCCAGTTGAAGTCAACTGCTAATTCCCCCAATGTGGCATCGCCAAGCTCCAAAATCGCAGCCACAACACCGAGAGACGCTCTGAGATCAGCCCCGATAACCCCACGAACGCCGTTGATCAACAGCAGCGAGGAGGACGACGATGAGGAGGTTTACAAGACTGCAAAGCTTAAGGTGCGTGAGAAGTCTGGCAAGAAGATGAAAAAGTTAGCAGTAATTGAGTTGATTgcatttgtttgtattgttggGTTTTTTATTGCCTGCTTAACTGTTCCTAAGTTGGAAAAGAAGATGTATTGGGGGTTGGAATTGTGGAAATGGTCTGTCTTGGTGTTGGTTGTTTTGTGTGGTAGATTGGTCACTGAATGGTTTATCAATGTTCTGGTTTTCGTGATTGAGTTGAACTTTTTGCTTAAGAAGAATGTTCTGTATTTCGTTTACGGGTTGAAGGGAAGCGTACAGATTTTTATTTGGTTGAGTTTGGTTCTTCTGGCATGGGGTTTGTTGTTCAACCGCGGAGTGAAAAGGTCAAGGAAAACCTCTAGGATTCTAGGTTACGTTACAAGGGGTCTGGCTTCGTGTCTAATTGGAGCGGGCATATGGCTGGTGAAGAATTTGTTTGTCAAAGTGGTAGCTTCTTCGTTCCAATGCAATAGATTCTTTGATCGGATTCAAGAATCAATTTTTCATCAGTATGTTCTCCGCACCCTTTCCGGGCCTCCTCTGATGGAAATGGCAGAAAGAGTCGGGAAGACCCCAAGTAGGGGCCAGTTGAGCTTCAAAAATTTGAAGGGAGGGAAAAAGGAGGGGAAGGAAGGGCCCAAAGAAGAGGTGATTGATGTAGAAAAGCTAAAAAAGATGGACCAAAAGAAAATTTCTGCTTGGACCTTGAAAGGGTTGATTAACGTGGTAAGGAGTTCCGGGCTATCTACCATCTCCGACACACTTGAGAGTCTTGACGATGAGGAGAGTGAGCAGAAAGGTAAGGAGATTACTAGTGAGTGGGAAGCAAAGGCTGTGGCTTATGATATTTTCCTGAATGTCGCCAAGCATAGCAACAA GTACATTGAGGAAGATGACCTCTTGCGCTTCATGAAAAAGGAGGAGGTCGACAATGTATTACCTCTGTTTGAAGGGGCAGCAGAAACTGGCAAGATCAAGAGAAAAGCTTTGAAGAACTGGCTG GTGAATGTCTACCTTGAACGCAAATCTCTGGCACATTCGTTAAATGACACTAAAACAGCGATAGAGGAGCTGAATAGGCTTGCCTCAGgggtattgcttcttgtgatcaTTATCGTGTGGCTACTTCTGATGGGATTTTTGACAACCAACATACTGGTCTTTATATCATCTCAGCTCTTACTGGTGGTCTTTGTATTTGGTAATACTGCTAAAACTGTGTTTGAAGCAATCATTTTCGTCTTTGTGATGCACCCTTTTGATGTAGGGGACCGTTGTGTCGTTGATGGAGTACAG CTCATAGTTGAAGAGATGAACATATTGACAACGATCTTCCTAAGATATGACAACGAGAAAATTTTCTATCCAAATTCAGTACTGGCTTCTAAACCCATCAGCAACTTCTACAGGAGTCCGGAGATGGGTGATTCTGTTGAATTTGCTGTTCATGTTTCTACAACGGCTGATACTATTGTGGCTCTAAAAGCCAGAATAAAAGA GTACTTGGACAGCAAGAGTCAGCACTGGCGTCCTGCCCATAGCGTGGTGGTTAAGGATATTGAGGACgtcaacaaaatgaaaatggctCTTTATGTTACGCATACCATAAACTTTCAGAACTACGGAGACAAGAGCAGTCGGAGATCAGATTTGGTCTTAGAGCTGAAGAAAATATTTGAAGATCTTG GGGGAGGTGGGAGTGAAGTTGCCAGAAGTCTCATCGGAACAAAAACGATATTGTTGGATGTGTTACAATTCATCTCGAGGAAGTTTTGA
- the LOC126606587 gene encoding 40S ribosomal protein S3-1-like translates to MATATQMSKKRKFVADGVFFAELNEVLTRELAEDGYSGVEVRVTPMRTEIIIRATRTQNVLGEKGRRIRELTSVVQKRFKFPENSVELYAEKVNNRGLCAIAQAESLRYKLLGGLAVRRACYGVLRFVMESGAKGCEVIISGKLRAARAKSMKFKDGYMISSGQPVNEYIDSAVRHVLLRQGVLGIKVKIMLDWDPKGKQGPKTPLPDLVTIHQPKEDVYIRPALAAPVAEPFLAPTEVEAPVPIVA, encoded by the exons ATGGCGACTGCGACCCAAATGAGCAAGAAGCGAAAG TTCGTCGCCGACGGCGTTTTCTTCGCCGAGCTGAACGAGGTGCTGACGAGAGAGCTCGCCGAAGACGGCTACTCCGGCGTTGAAGTTAGGGTTACGCCGATGCGAACCGAGATCATCATCCGAGCCACCCGAACCCAAAACGTTCTCG GAGAGAAGGGGAGGAGGATTAGGGAGCTAACCTCTGTTGTACAGAAGAGGTTTAAGTTTCCAGAAAACAGCGTTGAGCTTTACGCTGAGAAGGTTAACAACAGAGGGCTGTGCGCTATTGCTCAGGCCGAGTCTCTCCGTTACAAGCTTCTCGGTGGCCTTGCCGTCCGCAG GGCTTGCTACGGTGTTTTGAGATTTGTCATGGAAAGTGGAGCAAAGGGTTGTGAG GTGATCATTAGTGGAAAGCTAAGGGCTGCGCGAGCCAAGtccatgaaattcaaagacGGATACATGATTTCTTCTGGTCAGCCAGTCAACGAATACATTGATTCTGCTGTGAGGCACGTCCTCCTTAGACAG GGTGTGCTTGGTATTAAGGTCAAGATTATGCTCGATTGGGATCCCAAGGGCAAGCAAGGCCCCAAGACCCCCTTACCCGACCTTGTTACAATTCACCAACCGAAGGAGGACGTATATATCAGGCCGGCACTAGCTGCCCCTGTTGCAGAGCCTTTTTTAGCCCCAACTGAGGTCGAGGCCCCCGTCCCGATTGTGGCTTGA
- the LOC126606576 gene encoding uncharacterized protein LOC126606576: MAATAAVTMAMPLTNATQKRIQSSAESLFKPMSLRPSKALAPAASKSSGRLQVRASLKEKAVTGITAAALTASMVIPEVAEAASGVSPSLKNFLLSIAAGGVVVVVIVGAVVGVANFDPVKRG, from the coding sequence ATGGCAGCAACCGCAGCAGTTACAATGGCCATGCCATTGACCAATGCAACCCAAAAGAGGATCCAATCCTCCGCCGAGAGCTTGTTCAAGCCAATGTCACTGAGGCCCTCAAAGGCATTGGCACCCGCCGCGTCAAAATCGAGCGGGAGGCTCCAAGTCAGGGCTTCCTTGAAGGAGAAGGCGGTGACCGGAATCACGGCGGCCGCGCTCACCGCCTCAATGGTGATCCCGGAAGTGGCCGAAGCGGCCTCGGGAGTTTCTCCTTCTCTCAAGAACTTCTTGCTCAGCATTGCGGCCGGCGGCGTTGTAGTTGTTGTGATCGTTGGTGCTGTAGTTGGCGTGGCCAATTTCGACCCTGTTAAGAGAGGCTGA